The following are from one region of the Syngnathus acus chromosome 10, fSynAcu1.2, whole genome shotgun sequence genome:
- the ctso gene encoding cathepsin O isoform X2, with protein MNPCYLHTVAMATVVAVVAPLCCKNASSDEDLKNLTGDFTPFGCCGHLMYESKGGFESYNRCFQDSTERHAYLNSFSTQPQSAKYGINHFSSLSPEEFRDLYLGSISERAPPFLGAKTKELPAKFDWRDRAVVAPVQNQQACGSCWAFSVVGAMQSANAIAGAPLQELSVQQVVDCCLQNGGCKGGSPAKALLWLQTTRVSLVPQSEYPYKAKNGMCHFFSCLKRAVTLRNFTSYDFSGQEEAMKAELVEKGPLSAVVDAVSWQDYLGGIIQHHCSSRWPNHAVLVVGYDATGEIPFWIVQNSWGTEWGKEGYVYVKIGSNLCGIADSVAAVLV; from the exons ATGAATCCGTGCTACCTGCAtactgttgccatggcgacagtTGTCGCCGTCGTCGCCCCGCTGTGTTGCAAAAACGCGAGTTCTGACGAAGATTTGAAGAATTTGACGGGTGATTTTACTCCATTTGGATGTTGCGGCCACCTCATGTACGAAAGTAAAGGCGGGTTTGAGAGCTACAATCGCTGTTTTCAG GATTCTACGGAGCGTCATGCGTACCTCAACTCATTTTCTACACAACCTCAGTCTGCTAAGTACGGAATCAATCACTTCTCCTCCCTCTCACCTGAGGAATTTCGTG ATTTGTACTTGGGATCAATCTCTGAGCGAGCTCCACCATTCCTTGGAGCCAAGACAAAAGAGCTGCCGGCCAAATTTGACTGGAGGGACCGAGCGGTGGTGGCGCCGGTCCAGAACCAGCAAGCG TGTGGTAGCTGCTGGGCATTTAGCGTGGTGGGCGCCATGCAATCGGCCAACGCCATCGCAGGAGCGCCACTGCAGGAGCTCAGCGTGCAGCAAGTCGTCGACTGCTGCTTGCAAAATGGAGGCTGCAAAGGAGGCTCCCCAGCCAAAGCTCTCCTCTGGTTACAGACG ACAAGAGTGAGCCTGGTGCCACAATCTGAGTACCCCTACAAGGCCAAGAATGGAATGTGTCACTTCTTCTCCTGTCTTAAAAGGGCCGTCACCTTGAGGAACTTCACTTCTTATGActtcag TGGTCAAGAGGAGGCAATGAAGGCAGAGCTGGTAGAGAAAGGTCCTCTGTCTGCCGTTGTGGACGCGGTCAGCTGGCAGGACTACTTGGGAGGAATCATCCAGCACCACTGCTCCAGTCGCTGGCCCAACCATGCTGTGTTGGTGGTGGGCTATGACGCCACAG gggAGATTCCCTTCTGGATAGTGCAAAACTCATGGGGTACTGAGTGGGGAAAGGAGGGTTACGTTTATGTCAAAATTGGCAGCAACCTTTGCG GCATCGCAGATTCTGTGGCGGCTGTGTTGGTTTGA
- the spata4 gene encoding spermatogenesis-associated protein 4 isoform X1: protein MTGLPRDVTRWLQSLELTIQPMNIRREFCSGYHVAEIFCRYYPRDFEICCVTKGTSFSIKQDNWNKIRRALQKLRLHLSEKLIYGTIHCKPGAAELLLQQVYSVLTKHRPQTAQSSQLDFSDQKYQQLLPPVARSTATTAVKSNLRKTEILALPDTLINGRRAEAIISKHRQDKIADRAMTDCGRSNLVKSKLIQTTVENLNGDENYSVSELCLQSPLSGAVVSYKTIKVNQPARRLPQSC, encoded by the exons atgacggGGCTGCCGAGGGACGTCACAAGATGGCTGCAGAGCCTCGAACTGACTATCCAACCAATGAACATACGCAG AGAATTTTGCAGTGGCTACCATGTAGCTGAGATATTTTGCCGTTATTATCCCAGGGATTTTGAAATTTGTTGCGTCACCAAGGGAACATCATTCTCTATCAAGCAGGACAACTGGAACAAGATACGCCGA GCACTGCAGAAGTTGCGTCTGCACCTGTCTGAGAAGCTGATCTACGGGACCATCCACTGTAAACCGGGAGCAGCTGAGTTGCTGCTGCAGCAGGTGTATTCTGTCCTGACCAAGCACAG GCCTCAAACAGCTCAAAGCTCACAGTTGGATTTCTCTGACCAGAAGTACCAGCAGCTACTCCCTCCGGTGGCTCGGTCCACCGCCACCACGGCCGTGAAGAGCAACCTGAGAAAGACTGAGATATTGGCCCTGCCTGACACCCTCATCAATGGGCGGAGGGCCGAGGCCATCATCAGCAAGCATCGGCAAGACAAGATTGCAGACAGGGCGATGACTGATTGTG GGCGTTCAAACTTGGTCAAGTCAAAACTCATACAAACAACAGTGGAAAATCTGAATGGAGATGAAAATTACTCTGTCAGCG AGCTGTGCCTCCAATCACCACTGAGTGGTGCTGTCGTCTCGTACAAGACCATCAAAGTGAACCAGCCTGCCAGAAGACTTCCACAAAGC tGTTAA
- the ctso gene encoding cathepsin O isoform X3, giving the protein MNPCYLHTVAMATVVAVVAPLCCKNASSDEDLKNLTGDFTPFGCCGHLMYESKGGFESYNRCFQDSTERHAYLNSFSTQPQSAKYGINHFSSLSPEEFRDLYLGSISERAPPFLGAKTKELPAKFDWRDRAVVAPVQNQQACGSCWAFSVVGAMQSANAIAGAPLQELSVQQVVDCCLQNGGCKGGSPAKALLWLQTTRVSLVPQSEYPYKAKNGMCHFFSCLKRAVTLRNFTSYDFSGQEEAMKAELVEKGPLSAVVDAVSWQDYLGGIIQHHCSSRWPNHAVLVVGYDATAPM; this is encoded by the exons ATGAATCCGTGCTACCTGCAtactgttgccatggcgacagtTGTCGCCGTCGTCGCCCCGCTGTGTTGCAAAAACGCGAGTTCTGACGAAGATTTGAAGAATTTGACGGGTGATTTTACTCCATTTGGATGTTGCGGCCACCTCATGTACGAAAGTAAAGGCGGGTTTGAGAGCTACAATCGCTGTTTTCAG GATTCTACGGAGCGTCATGCGTACCTCAACTCATTTTCTACACAACCTCAGTCTGCTAAGTACGGAATCAATCACTTCTCCTCCCTCTCACCTGAGGAATTTCGTG ATTTGTACTTGGGATCAATCTCTGAGCGAGCTCCACCATTCCTTGGAGCCAAGACAAAAGAGCTGCCGGCCAAATTTGACTGGAGGGACCGAGCGGTGGTGGCGCCGGTCCAGAACCAGCAAGCG TGTGGTAGCTGCTGGGCATTTAGCGTGGTGGGCGCCATGCAATCGGCCAACGCCATCGCAGGAGCGCCACTGCAGGAGCTCAGCGTGCAGCAAGTCGTCGACTGCTGCTTGCAAAATGGAGGCTGCAAAGGAGGCTCCCCAGCCAAAGCTCTCCTCTGGTTACAGACG ACAAGAGTGAGCCTGGTGCCACAATCTGAGTACCCCTACAAGGCCAAGAATGGAATGTGTCACTTCTTCTCCTGTCTTAAAAGGGCCGTCACCTTGAGGAACTTCACTTCTTATGActtcag TGGTCAAGAGGAGGCAATGAAGGCAGAGCTGGTAGAGAAAGGTCCTCTGTCTGCCGTTGTGGACGCGGTCAGCTGGCAGGACTACTTGGGAGGAATCATCCAGCACCACTGCTCCAGTCGCTGGCCCAACCATGCTGTGTTGGTGGTGGGCTATGACGCCACAG CACCCATGTGA
- the ctso gene encoding cathepsin O isoform X1 — protein MNPCYLHTVAMATVVAVVAPLCCKNASSDEDLKNLTGDFTPFGCCGHLMYESKGGFESYNRCFQDSTERHAYLNSFSTQPQSAKYGINHFSSLSPEEFRDLYLGSISERAPPFLGAKTKELPAKFDWRDRAVVAPVQNQQACGSCWAFSVVGAMQSANAIAGAPLQELSVQQVVDCCLQNGGCKGGSPAKALLWLQTTRVSLVPQSEYPYKAKNGMCHFFSCLKRAVTLRNFTSYDFSGQEEAMKAELVEKGPLSAVVDAVSWQDYLGGIIQHHCSSRWPNHAVLVVGYDATGEIPFWIVQNSWGTEWGKEGYVYVKIGSNLCECLLRVPSTPMASTLILSCPHVLPGIADSVAAVLV, from the exons ATGAATCCGTGCTACCTGCAtactgttgccatggcgacagtTGTCGCCGTCGTCGCCCCGCTGTGTTGCAAAAACGCGAGTTCTGACGAAGATTTGAAGAATTTGACGGGTGATTTTACTCCATTTGGATGTTGCGGCCACCTCATGTACGAAAGTAAAGGCGGGTTTGAGAGCTACAATCGCTGTTTTCAG GATTCTACGGAGCGTCATGCGTACCTCAACTCATTTTCTACACAACCTCAGTCTGCTAAGTACGGAATCAATCACTTCTCCTCCCTCTCACCTGAGGAATTTCGTG ATTTGTACTTGGGATCAATCTCTGAGCGAGCTCCACCATTCCTTGGAGCCAAGACAAAAGAGCTGCCGGCCAAATTTGACTGGAGGGACCGAGCGGTGGTGGCGCCGGTCCAGAACCAGCAAGCG TGTGGTAGCTGCTGGGCATTTAGCGTGGTGGGCGCCATGCAATCGGCCAACGCCATCGCAGGAGCGCCACTGCAGGAGCTCAGCGTGCAGCAAGTCGTCGACTGCTGCTTGCAAAATGGAGGCTGCAAAGGAGGCTCCCCAGCCAAAGCTCTCCTCTGGTTACAGACG ACAAGAGTGAGCCTGGTGCCACAATCTGAGTACCCCTACAAGGCCAAGAATGGAATGTGTCACTTCTTCTCCTGTCTTAAAAGGGCCGTCACCTTGAGGAACTTCACTTCTTATGActtcag TGGTCAAGAGGAGGCAATGAAGGCAGAGCTGGTAGAGAAAGGTCCTCTGTCTGCCGTTGTGGACGCGGTCAGCTGGCAGGACTACTTGGGAGGAATCATCCAGCACCACTGCTCCAGTCGCTGGCCCAACCATGCTGTGTTGGTGGTGGGCTATGACGCCACAG gggAGATTCCCTTCTGGATAGTGCAAAACTCATGGGGTACTGAGTGGGGAAAGGAGGGTTACGTTTATGTCAAAATTGGCAGCAACCTTTGCG AGTGTCTGTTGCGCGTGCCATCCACCCCCATGGCATCGACATTAATATTGTCTTGTCCTCATGTGTTGCCAGGCATCGCAGATTCTGTGGCGGCTGTGTTGGTTTGA
- the tdo2a gene encoding tryptophan 2,3-dioxygenase A, with amino-acid sequence MSGCPYFERKHLLFQNQLLEQKEEQDASQGGVNKASKGGIIYGDYLKLDKIVTAQVLQSELQGNKIHDEHLFIVTHQAYELWFKQILFELDSVRQIFINGHVRDERNMLKVNTRIHRIVMIFKLLVEQFAVLETMTALDFFDFREYLSPASGFQSLQFRLLENKIGVPDTLRVPYNRQHYRDVFKGQEGELLLATEKEPTLLKLVEEWLERTPGLETDGFNFWESLERNIFNGLDKEKQNIEQMPDCEDKEEMMAELLKQKEVFTSLFDVKRHEHLLSKGERRLSHKALQGALMIYFYREEPRFQVPFQLLNSLMDIDMLMTKWRYNHVCMVHRMIGSKAGTGGSSGYHYLRSTVSDRYKVFVDLFNLATFLVPRHWVPKLNPNVHTFVYTAECCDSSYCSSEDSD; translated from the exons ATGAGCGGATGCCCGTATTTTGAGAGGAAGCATTT GTTGTTTCAAAACCAGCTTCTGGagcaaaaagaagagcaaGATGCCTCTCAGGGAGGCGTCAACAAGGCCAGTAAAGGAGGTATAATCTATGGAGACTACCTCAAG CTGGATAAAATTGTGACAGCCCAGGTGCTACAAAGCGAGCTGCAGGGCAACAAGATCCACGATGAGCACCtcttcattgtcacacatCAAG CTTATGAGCTGTGGTTTAAACAGATTCTGTTCGAGCTGGATTCAGTGCGGCAAATCTTCATTAATGGACAC GTGCGAGATGAACGCAACATGCTCAAAGTCAATACTCGCATTCACCGGATCGTGATGATCTTCAAACTGCTGGTCGAGCAGTTTGCTGTTCTGGAGACAATGACAGCCTTGGATTTTTTTGACTTCAG GGAATATCTGTCTCCAGCTTCTGGCTTCCAAAGCCTTCAGTTTCGGCTCTTGGAGAACAAAATTGGGGTCCCTGACACCTTGAGGGTGCcgtacaatagacagcactACCGCGACGTCTTCAAAGGTCAGGAAGGCGAGTTGCTGCTCGCCACGGAGAAAGAGCCCACACTCTTGAAACTGGTTGAG GAGTGGCTGGAGAGAACGCCTGGCCTGGAAACAGATGGCTTCAACTTCTGGGAAAGCCTGGAGAGGAACATATTTAATGGCCTTGATAaggaaaagcaaaatattgaG CAAATGCCTGACTGTGAGGACAAAGAGGAGATGATGGCTGAGTTGCTGAAGCAGAAGGAAGTGTTCACTTCTTTGTTTGATGTTAAGCGTCACGAGCATCTGCTCAGTAAAG gTGAGAGGCGGCTGTCTCACAAAGCTCTTCAAGGCGCTCTCATGATCTACTTCTACAG AGAGGAGCCTAGGTTCCAGGTTCCTTTCCAGCTGCTCAACTCCCTCATGGATATCGACATGCTCATGACAAAATGGAGAT ACAATCACGTATGCATGGTGCACCGGATGATTGGCAGCAAGGCGGGCACAGGGGGCTCGTCTGGGTACCACTACCTGAGATCCACTGTAAG TGACCGCTACAAGGTTTTCGTGGACTTGTTCAACCTGGCCACATTTCTGGTACCTCGCCACTGGGTGCCCAAATTGAACCCAAATGTCCACACATTCGTTTACACTGCCGAGTGCTGCGACAGCTCCTACTGCAGCAGCGAGGACTCGGACTAA
- the asb5a gene encoding ankyrin repeat and SOCS box protein 5 translates to MSEAAQQLAGSTATGDNKPFAAQLSNVYLSILALFCFKLFVKISLNLLTYFYIIRGNRKEAARISAEFYDYNQQRGSWTDRSPLHDAASQGRLLALRTLIAQGHNVNSVTIDHVTPLHEACLGDHAPCARALVDAGADVNALTVDGATPLLNACVVGSAACTEVLLENGARAQSLAHQPSPIHEATRRGHCACVDVLLTWGVDVDMDTSHLGTPLYTACICQELECARKLLREGANVQKGKSLDSPLHAAAEKDCTAIVKLLLDFGADINARDGECRRPVDVAPPSSFTEGLLLLYEAMPRMLTQLCRQCIRTCIGRDRLHLLCHLPLPGRIRNFLQYQ, encoded by the exons ATGTCCGAGGCAGCGCAGCAGCTGGCGGGCAGCACCGCCACGGGTGACAACAAGCCCTTCGCAGCCCAGTTGTCCAACGTCTACCTCAGCATCTTGGCGCTGTTCTGCTTCAAGCTCTTCGTCAAGATTTCCCTCAACCTGCTCACCTACTTCTACATCATCCGCGGGAACCGCAAGGAGGCGGCCCGGATATCCGCCGAGTTTTACGACTACAACCAGCAACGCG GATCCTGGACGGACCGCTCACCACTTCACGATGCCGCCAGTCAGGGTCGCCTCCTCGCTCTCAGGACCCTCATTGCGCAG GGTCACAACGTTAACAGCGTGACCATCGACCATGTCACCCCTCTCCATGAAGCCTGCCTTGGAGACCACGCACCCTGCGCCAGAGCCCTGGTCGACGCCGGCGCCGAC GTCAACGCCTTGACGGTCGATGGCGCCACACCGCTGTTGAACGCCTGCGTGGTGGGCAGTGCGGCGTGCACTGAAGTCCTGCTGGAAAACGGCGCCAGGGCTCAGAGCCTCGCCCACCAGCCATCACCCATCCACGAAGCCACTCGCAGAG GTCATTGTGCTTGCGTAGACGTTCTGCTGACGTGGGGTGTGGATGTAGACATGGACACCTCTCACTTGGGCACGCCGCTCTACACCGCTTGCATCTGCCAGGAGCTGGAATGTGCCAGGAAGCTTCTCAGGGAAG GCGCTAATGTTCAAAAAGGCAAATCCCTGGACTCGCCTTTGCATGCAGCGGCAGAGAAAGACTGCACTGCAATTGTAAAGTTGCTGCTTGACTTTGGTGCCGACATCAATGCCCGGGACGGTGAGTGTCGACGACCAGTGGATGTGGCCCCGCCCAGCAGCTTCACGGAAGGCCTCCTGCTCCTCTACGAAG CCATGCCTCGAATGCTGACTCAGCTGTGCCGCCAGTGCATTAGGACGTGCATCGGCCGGGACAGACTGCACCTCCTCTGTCATCTGCCCCTGCCGGGTCGAATCAGGAACTTCCTACAATACCAGTGA
- the spata4 gene encoding spermatogenesis-associated protein 4 isoform X2, which produces MAAEPRTDYPTNEHTQALQKLRLHLSEKLIYGTIHCKPGAAELLLQQVYSVLTKHRPQTAQSSQLDFSDQKYQQLLPPVARSTATTAVKSNLRKTEILALPDTLINGRRAEAIISKHRQDKIADRAMTDCGRSNLVKSKLIQTTVENLNGDENYSVSELCLQSPLSGAVVSYKTIKVNQPARRLPQSC; this is translated from the exons ATGGCTGCAGAGCCTCGAACTGACTATCCAACCAATGAACATACGCAG GCACTGCAGAAGTTGCGTCTGCACCTGTCTGAGAAGCTGATCTACGGGACCATCCACTGTAAACCGGGAGCAGCTGAGTTGCTGCTGCAGCAGGTGTATTCTGTCCTGACCAAGCACAG GCCTCAAACAGCTCAAAGCTCACAGTTGGATTTCTCTGACCAGAAGTACCAGCAGCTACTCCCTCCGGTGGCTCGGTCCACCGCCACCACGGCCGTGAAGAGCAACCTGAGAAAGACTGAGATATTGGCCCTGCCTGACACCCTCATCAATGGGCGGAGGGCCGAGGCCATCATCAGCAAGCATCGGCAAGACAAGATTGCAGACAGGGCGATGACTGATTGTG GGCGTTCAAACTTGGTCAAGTCAAAACTCATACAAACAACAGTGGAAAATCTGAATGGAGATGAAAATTACTCTGTCAGCG AGCTGTGCCTCCAATCACCACTGAGTGGTGCTGTCGTCTCGTACAAGACCATCAAAGTGAACCAGCCTGCCAGAAGACTTCCACAAAGC tGTTAA